One Besnoitia besnoiti strain Bb-Ger1 chromosome VIII, whole genome shotgun sequence DNA segment encodes these proteins:
- a CDS encoding GDP-D-mannose pyrophosphorylase (encoded by transcript BESB_083990) — MKALVLVGGYGTRLRPLTLSVPKPLINFCNKSIVEYQIQSLKKAGVTSLILAVAYQPSAMMDALSALEAKYDMKITCSLEDEPLGTAGPIRLAKDLLLSPTPARRRCSDGGAPDAAAEAVAGDAEKEEREKSEDCFFVCNSDVICPFPLKEMLAFHKARGAEGTILVTEVENPSMYGVVLHDEEGRVSDFVEKPQQFVGRCINAGLYVLNTSVIDRIQLRPTSIEKEIFPQMAKEKKLFCFKLDGYWADIGQPKDFLKGMTLHLEAMRKEEAQQSTRTDADDLSPATSPRLVSGPQFIGNVLVDPTAKIGADCLIGPDVTIDRGVVVGRGCRLQRAALMEGVRVGDYTWVESAIVGWQSRIGKWCRIEGLTVVGEDVSIRSECFINGAFVLPHKGITQSIREPGSIIM; from the exons ATGAAAGCGCTCGTCCTCGTGGGGGGGTACGgcacgcggctgcggccgctcacGCTGTCGGTGCCAAAGCCTCTCATCAACTTCTGCAACAAATCCATCGTCGAGTACCAAATTCAGTCGCTCAAAAAG GCGGGCGTCACGTCCCTCATTCTGGCGGTCGCGTACCAGCCGTCTGCGATGATGGATGCCCTTAGTGCCCTCGAAGCCAAG TACGACATGAAGATCACCTGCTCCCTCGAAGACGAACCCCTGGGGACGGCTGGGCCAATTCGGCTGGCGAAGGATCTTCTTCTTTCGCccacgcccgcgcggcgccgctgcagcgacggcggcgcgccggatgcggcggcggaggcggtggcgggtgacgcagagaaggaagagcgagagaagtCCGAGGACTGCTTCTTCGTGTGCAACAGCGACGTCATCTGCCCGTTTCCGCTCAAAGAAATGCTCGCCTTCCACAAAgccagaggcgcggaaggcactATTTTG GTGACAGAAGTCGAGAACCCGTCGATGTACGGAGTCGTGCTTCACGACGAAGAGGGGCGGGTGTCAGACTTTGTTGAGAAGCCGCAGCAGTTCGTGGGCAGGTGCATCAACGCAG GTCTGTACGTCCTGAACACCAGCGTCATCGACCGCATTCAGCTCCGGCCGACCTCGATCGAGAAGGAGATATTCCCGCAAATGGccaaagagaaaaaactTTTCTGCTTCAAACTCGACGGCTACTG GGCGGATATTGGACAGCCGAAAGATTTCCTTAAAGGCATGACGCTTCACCTGGAGGCGAtgcggaaagaagaggcgcagcagtCGACGCggacagacgcagacgacctctcgcctgcgacctctccgcggctcgtCTCAGGCCCGCAGTTCATCGGCAACGTCCTCGTG GATCCAACAGCGAAGATCGGCGCAGACTGCCTGATCGGTCCAGACGTGACGATTGACCGGGGCGTGGTCGTcgggcgcggctgtcgcctgcagcgcgcggcgcttatggagggcgtccgcgtcggcgaCTACACCTGGGTGGAGTCCGCGATCGTCGGCTGGCAGTCGAGGATCGGAAAATGG TGTCGCATCGAGGGATTGACGGTCGTCGGCGAGGACGTGAGCATCCGCAGCGAGTGCTTTATCAATGGCGCGTTTGTTTTGCCGCACAAGGGCATCACGCAGTCGATTCGAGAGCCTGGAAGCATCATCATGTAG